A genomic segment from Aspergillus chevalieri M1 DNA, chromosome 7, nearly complete sequence encodes:
- a CDS encoding serine/threonine protein kinase CDC7 (BUSCO:EOG09262GWQ;~COG:D;~EggNog:ENOG410PFQ8;~InterPro:IPR000719,IPR011009,IPR008271;~go_function: GO:0004672 - protein kinase activity [Evidence IEA];~go_function: GO:0005524 - ATP binding [Evidence IEA];~go_process: GO:0006468 - protein phosphorylation [Evidence IEA]) has product MSAHPAPAGIFELQRTDSLTHTRATGPNYVVEDDDAATDSDVDNQLQEQCDFEDEEDIDDSVKEDMRKLEDSFPGISDRFRLVNRIGEGTFSTVYKAEDLLYDHYVNDWDMFQDSQNDTWESPPSKRRRTEAENGQSRSAPVKQKKPRYVALKKIYVTSSPLRIQNELELLHDLRGCRSVCPLITAFRHLDQVVAVLPFFPHSDFRVQYRTFMVADMRHYFRSLFTALQSVHKHGILHRDIKPTNFLYNPDIREGVLVDFGLAEREGSEYTGTCLCTSSSVTRRTRILHSYYNTHCNPGSLSAGYPKNDSRPSRRANRAGTRGFRAPEVLFKCTCQTTKIDMWSTGVILLTLLGRRFPFFNSADDIDAMIEMASIFGTRRMKAAAALHGQIFETNIPTIGEKGYSWEKLVKWASCVEELTESEKQATRLLAGLMELDPHKRLSAKEALQHEFFTDPKDHDVAWGGHPDDSGDSGEEDEGEAEQDEADEVAML; this is encoded by the exons ATGTCGGCCCACCCAGCTCCTGCAGGAATTTTCGAGCTGCAAAGGACCGACTCTCTGACACACACTCGTGCAACTGGACCGAATTACGTGgtggaggatgatgatgcagCTACAGATAGTGATGTCGACAATCAACTCCAAGAGCAGTGCGattttgaagatgaagaggatattgatgactcAGTTAAGGAAGACATGAGAAAGCTAGAAGATTCGTTTCCGGGGATTTCAGATCGATTTCGGTTGGTGAATAGAATTGGAGAAG GTACATTCTCTACTGTCTACAAAGCGGAAGATCTTCTATACGACCATTATGTCAACGACTGGGATATGTTTCAAGACAGCCAAAACGATACCTGGGAAAGTCCACCATCGAAACGGCGCCGGACTGAAGCTGAGAATGGGCAGAGTCGGTCAGCACCAGTaaagcaaaagaaaccaCGATATGTTGCATTGAAGAAGATTTACGTGACAAGCAGTCCGCTCCGGATTCAGAATGAATTAGAACTGCTTCATGACCTTCGTGGCTGCAGGTCCGTGTGTCCTCTGATCACTGCTTTTCGACATCTAGATCAGGTCGTTGCCGTCTTACCGTTTTTTCCTCACTCCGATTTTCGCGTCCAATACCGCACATTCATGGTTGCCGACATGCGCCATTACTTCCGGTCTCTCTTCACCGCATTGCAATCAGTTCATAAGCACGGCATCCTGCATCGAGATATCAAGCCCACAAACTTTTTATATAACCCTGATATCCGTGAAGGTGTCTTGGTGGACTTCGGTCTTGCAGAG CGAGAGGGATCGGAATACACTGGTACCTGTCTTTGCACTAGCTCATCTGTGACGCGCCGAACCCGAATACTCCATAGCTATTACAACACTCACTGCAACCCCGGATCGTTATCCGCTGGCTATCCCAAGAATGACTCGCGGCCGTCGAGGCGGGCTAATCGAGCGGGAACTCGTGGATTCCGAGCCCCGGAGGTCCTGTTCAAGTGTACTTGTCAGACAACCAAGATCGATATGTGGTCGACCGGCGTTATTCTCTTGACCTTGCTTGGACGTCGTTTTCCATTTTTCAACTCGGCCGATGACATCGATGCCATGATCGAAATGGCGAGCATCTTTGGTACACGTCGCATGAAGGCCGCGGCGGCGTTGCATGGGCAAATATTCGAAACAAATATTCCAACAATTGGCGAGAAGGGTTACAGCTGGGAGAAGCTAGTTAAATGGGCCAGTTGCGTCGAAGAACTGACAGAAAGTGAAAAACAAGCCACTCGTCTTCTTGCCGGTCTCATGGAACTCGACCCGCATAAGCGTCTGAGTGCAAAAGAGGCATTACAACACGAGTTTTTCACGGACCCTAAAGACCATGATGTTGCATGGGGAGGACACCCTGACGATAGTGGCGATTcgggagaagaagacgaaggcgAGGCGGAACAAGATGAGGCGGATGAAGTAGCAATGCTGTAA
- a CDS encoding putative spindle poison sensitivity protein Scp3 (COG:O;~EggNog:ENOG410QDJX;~InterPro:IPR000571,IPR041367,IPR036855;~PFAM:PF00642,PF14608,PF18044;~go_function: GO:0046872 - metal ion binding [Evidence IEA]), with amino-acid sequence MEMQVSASQNPPPAPFSPLSASASSNNGPRAQNRLSGELRSRGSQPPLPVPSGAPSAQNGHSRNLSGYDMAARSPPNQSNTKHVPCKFFRQGACQAGPACPFLHSTDAAIDYAPCKYFTKGNCKFGAKCALAHILPDGRRVNRPSPALGMGGGHLNLGGRINPQAYINQDSALTNSVLSQQRMMSNQDPRYVSQLPPQEEFASLHAQQQQQQPQQPAAPYDAIPSIDAGLAPEAGSPVDDVRFPMSPNNHLTALDAPLPASFDSQGISHAARYGPVAASMPSKFGLDLSSPPAQRVGPSDALRTLRDTTYAPDLRKQSLMGSSPPGVQDEAIGTRLLHSQRAVRPKMLSASVPRPTMLDEWDENFPMEEDYLPMNLHDDVLTPQEKLRRLSRTEHELGSSHRDMSGLGMASSSFSKMGSPLASSPSRFGALFAKQRQKKEEEGHATGTSLPQVGSPLRESSLRESSLNLGTSPSLGPIGSRSAGSPARQSSTSMISQQLSNMSLHPGSARHSSSMGGSSRLDRTVASPVNTSTIDEEEQSDLVFSMEEEENNKRSSTSWDTNKEDSNDEVSAS; translated from the exons ATGGAGATGCAGGTTTCTGCTTCCCAGAACCCTCCTCCTGCTCCTTTCTCCCCtctctccgcctccgcctcctccaatAACGGTCCCCGAGCCCAGAACCGCCTCTCGGGTGAGTTGAGAAGTCGTGGTTCTCAACCTCCTCTACCTGTTCCCTCCGGTGCGCCATCTGCTCAGAACGGTCATTCTCGCAATCTCTCCGGCTACGATATGGCTGCTCGCAGTCCGCCAAATCAAAGCA ATACCAAGCATGTTCCCTGCAAGTTCTTCCGTCAGGGTGCTTGCCAGGCGGGTCCAGCCTGTCCATTCTTACACTCGACTGATGCCGCGATCGACTATGCGCCTTGTAAATATTTTACCAAG GGCAACTGCAAGTTCGGAGCAAAGTGTGCGCTTGCTCATATTCTCCCGGATGGACGACGAGTGAATCGACCAAGTCCTGCCCTGGGAATGGGTGGAGGCCACCTCAATCTGGGTGGTCGCATCAACCCGCAGGCCTATATCAACCAAGACTCGGCTCTGACGAATTCAGTCCTCTCGCAGCAGCGGATGATGAGTAACCAAGATCCCCGATACGTCTCGCAGCTTCCGCCACAAGAAGAATTCGCCTCTTTGCAtgcgcagcagcaacaacaacaaccccagCAGCCAGCAGCACCATACGATGCAATCCCCTCGATTGATGCGGGGTTGGCCCCGGAAGCCGGATCGCCCGTCGATGATGTTCGGTTTCCCATGTCACCCAACAACCACCTGACCGCTCTCGATGCACCGCTCCCTGCATCATTTGACAGCCAAGGGATCTCACATGCGGCTCGTTATGGCCCCGTGGCTGCCTCGATGCCATCGAAATTCGGGCTTGACCTGTCGTCCCCGCCTGCCCAGAGAGTTGGACCTTCGGATGCACTTCGCACCCTTCGCGATACGACTTACGCCCCCGACCTACGAAAGCAGTCCTTGATGGGATCGTCGCCTCCAGGAGTGCAAGATGAAGCGATAGGAACGCGACTCCTACACTCTCAACGAGCAGTGAGACCGAAAATGCTGTCCGCCAGTGTTCCTCGGCCGACCATGTTGGACGAATGGGACGAGAACTTCCCAATGGAAGAAGACTATTTGCCTATGAATCTGCATGATGATGTCCTTACCCCTCAAGAAAAGCTTCGACGACTGTCGCGTACGGAACACGAACTCGGTTCGAGTCACCGTGACATGAGCGGACTAGGCATGGCCAGTTCCAGTTTCTCTAAGATGGGCTCTCCCCTCGCCTCCAGCCCGTCCCGTTTTGGTGCATTGTTCGCCAAGCAACGgcaaaaaaaggaagaggaaggtcATGCAACCGGCACGTCGCTCCCTCAAGTGGGTTCTCCACTCCGCGAGTCTTCTCTCCGCGAGTCTTCTCTGAACCTGGGTACGAGTCCCAGTCTCGGCCCCATCGGAAGTCGGAGCGCTGGCAGTCCTGCACGGCAATCATCGACATCCATGATTTCACAACAGCTCAGCAACATGTCTCTTCATCCCGGCTCTGCAcgccattcctcctccatGGGTGGGAGCAGCCGTCTCGACCGTACTGTTGCATCACCCGTCAATACCAGCACAATcgacgaagaagagcagAGCGACTTGGTTTTCTCcatggaagaggaagagaacaACAAGCGAAGCAGCACTTCGTGGGACACCAACAAGGAGGATTCGAACGATGAGGTCAGCGCCAGCTAG
- a CDS encoding putative RSC complex subunit (RSC1) (COG:K;~EggNog:ENOG410PFM0;~InterPro:IPR036427,IPR027180,IPR001025,IPR018359, IPR043151,IPR037382,IPR001487;~PFAM:PF01426,PF00439;~go_component: GO:0016586 - RSC-type complex [Evidence IEA];~go_function: GO:0003682 - chromatin binding [Evidence IEA];~go_function: GO:0005515 - protein binding [Evidence IEA];~go_process: GO:0006338 - chromatin remodeling [Evidence IEA]), producing the protein METSQEPVKSIEDDNKGDGQNGAPIPDDLWRIMMDVVLTIYEVREEDGHDPSRLFHRSVNKRYVPDYYDVIKEPMALSILKQKINKREYRRFSDFVRDCALIPHNAQTYNRPMSQAYEDALVIKDVFAQEFNKLAKQGIVTAQEAQLPDLGEIPEPDPLPEEEEEEEDDDEEDDEDDSDDDGRQKKKRGPKPKRDGKDDGQKEPEMRKKRGRPPRVDTPMEARIKAVLKGIRKLKDPSGQLKVRHFERLPDKGTYPDYYMEIKEPVAIDLIKRKSKRKKYQSVDHFMRDMNLMFNNAKAYNQPESQIYRDAVDLQVESRKLAELEKKKPDSEYLMEDGRLPLPDGILYKGEMWKVGDWVHIQNPNDVTKPVVAQIYRTWQDPEGDKWVNACWYYRPEQTVHHYEKHFYPNEVVKTGQYRDHRIEEVIDRCFVMFVTRYNRGRPRGLPPEKDVYVCESRYNEEKHKLNKIKTWASCLPDEVREKDYEMDLFDVPRRIKKIPSPIKHLLNKDAKETDDLPKAAWGAENAPPVVGAVHCRPRDENESPPPEPTPSPPPSLPPSSLPPSRQPPISQSPVRPSVDSQGNITMAGVPPVSIRSPAAPVVPVQGSPVPMPSASYQSPNMAAAQVYQPGLQRRPSFAPPTPGVPYPGAAVSSPYATAQATPYSPYQTNRLASQPTVYNPNAPRPIEVFQLSDAANAAIPADIREQFHCDDHGRVLFFSSLPMDILPSSRQKLGHSLKYLAAKEERRKKLEERKRKASEQDEREKAAKRARADEESTLATRVEALTNRAVETMTNQIVSGTDKIYEALYQDQADAAKSADAKVREQRVVIDRATQEQTAGIKAHSQGISLVTLRGNAVYMNDIEPRS; encoded by the exons ATGGAGACGTCACAGGAGCCCGTCAAGTCGATCGAGGACGATAACAAGGGCGACGGCCAAAATGGAGCTCCTATCCCCGATGATCTATGGAGGATTATGATGGATGTGGTCCTGACCATCTATGAGGTGCGCGAAGAAGA TGGCCACGACCCCTCGAGATTGTTCCATCGCAGTGTCAACAAGCGTTATGTTCCCGATTATTATGATGTTATCAAGGAGCCAATGGCTCTCAGCATTCTCAAGCAGAAAATCAACAAGCGAGAGTACAGGAGGTTCTCGGATTTCGTGCGAGATTGCGCGCTG ATCCCGCATAATGCGCAAACCTACAATCGCCCAATGTCCCAAGCCTACGAGGATGCGCTTGTCATCAAG GACGTTTTTGCTCAAGAGTTCAACAAGCTAGCCAAGCAAGGGATCGTTACTGCTCAAGAGGCTCAACTGCCTGATCTCGGAGAGATCCCCGAGCCGGATCCTCTtcctgaggaggaggaagaggaggaagatgacgacgaggaggatgacgaggatgattccgatgatgatggtcgacagaagaaaaagcgTGGCCCTAAGCCTAAGCGCGATGGAAAAGATGACGGCCAAAAAGAGCCTGAGATGCGCAAAAAGCGAGGCCGACCGCCGCGTGTGGACACCCCGATGGAGGCCCGGATTAAGGCAGTCCTGAAGGGAATTCGGAAATTGAAAGATCCCAGCGGCCAACTCAAAGTGCGACACTTCGAGCGACTGCCGGACAAGGGAACTTATCCAGACTACTACATGGAAATCAAGGAGCCTGTTGCCATCGACCTCATAAAGAGAAAGTCGAAACGGAAGAAGTATCAGTCGGTTGATCATTTCATGAGAGACATGAACTTGATGTTCAACAACGCCAAGGCCTACAATCAACCCGAAAGCCAAATATACAGAGATGCCGTCGACTTACAGGTGGAATCGCGCAAACTCGCCGAGctcgagaagaaaaagccCGACAGCGAATACCTGATGGAGGACGGGCGTCTTCCGTTGCCAGACGGTATCCTCTACAAGGGTGAGATGTGGAAAGTTGGTGACTGGGTTCACATCCAAAACCCTAACGATGTCACGAAACCCGTCGTGGCACAGATCTACCGTACGTGGCAGGACCCAGAAGGCGATAAATGGGTCAATGCCTGTTGGTATTATCGGCCCGAGCAAACCGTCCACCATTACGAAAAGCATTTCTACCCCAATGAAGTGGTTAAGACTGGCCAGTACCGTGACCATCGCATCGAAGAGGTCATTGATCGTTGCTTCGTCATGTTCGTTACCCGCTACAACCGCGGACGACCAAGAGGTTTACCTCCGGAGAAAGACGTATACGTCTGTGAGTCTCGGTACAACGAAGAGAAGCACAAGTTGAACAAGATCAAGACCTGGGCAAGCTGCCTTCCGGACGAAGTGAGGGAAAAAGACTACGAAATGGATCTCTTTGACGTTCCACGAAGAATCAAGAAAATCCCCAGTCCAATCAAACACCTACTGAATAAGGATGCAAAGGAAACGGATGATCTTCCCAAGGCGGCCTGGGGAGCAGAAAATGCGCCACCAGTTGTTGGAGCGGTTCATTGCCGTCCACGAGATGAAAAC GAATCTCCACCACCTGAGCCAACGCCgtctcctcctccctccctACCCCCGTCTTCTCTGCCACCTTCTCGGCAGCCACCTATCAGTCAGAGTCCTGTCCGGCCGAGCGTGGATAGTCAGGGCAACATTACAATGGCTGGTGTTCCTCCTGTGTCAATACGCTCTCCGGCTGCGCCCGTTGTACCAGTCCAAGGTTCTCCGGTGCCAATGCCCTCCGCATCCTATCAATCGCCGAATATGGCAGCGGCCCAGGTGTACCAACCTGGCTTACAAAGACGCCCTAGCTTTGCGCCTCCAACGCCGGGTGTACCTTACCCAGGAGCTGCGGTTTCTAGCCCGTATGCAACTGCCCAAGCAACCCCATATTCACCATACCAGACAAACCGTCTGGCCTCGCAGCCGACAGTGTATAACCCTAACGCACCGCGCCCCATCGAAGTCTTCCAACTAAGCGATGCCGCCAACGCCGCAATTCCCGCTGATATACGGGAACAATTCCACTGCGACGACCACGGCCgtgtcctcttcttctcttcactCCCAATGGACATTCTGCCCTCTTCGCGTCAGAAACTGGGTCATTCACTCAAATATCTTGCCGCGAAAGAAGAACGTCGGAAGAAACTCGAAGAGCGCAAGCGAAAGGCATCTGAGCAGGACGAACGGGAGAAAGCGGCCAAACGCGCTCGCGCTGACGAGGAGTCCACCCTTGCGACTCGTGTGGAGGCGCTCACGAACCGCGCTGTCGAGACGATGACCAACCAGATTGTGTCTGGGACGGACAAGATCTACGAGGCCCTTTATCAGGACCAGGCGGACGCGGCCAAGAGTGCTGATGCCAAGGTCCGCGAGCAGCGTGTTGTTATCGATAGGGCTACACAGGAGCAGACGGCAGGTATCAAAGCACACTCCCAAGGCATCTCTCTTGTAACTCTTAGGGGTAATGCCGTCTATATGAATGATATTGAACCGAGGAGTTGA
- the OTU1 gene encoding ubiquitin-specific protease OTU1 (BUSCO:EOG09263S1E;~COG:O;~EggNog:ENOG410PJ6G;~InterPro:IPR039138,IPR003323,IPR038765;~MEROPS:MER0116559;~PFAM:PF02338;~go_function: GO:0004843 - thiol-dependent ubiquitin-specific protease activity [Evidence IEA];~go_function: GO:0101005 - ubiquitinyl hydrolase activity [Evidence IEA];~go_process: GO:0016579 - protein deubiquitination [Evidence IEA];~go_process: GO:0030433 - ubiquitin-dependent ERAD pathway [Evidence IEA]), which yields MRIRVRGPEGQSTVILDDSATVDDLRTQITDKTGLTAFDVKYGYPDIKPLELESYSGSQKVTETGAKLNGEQLIVTRKEGASQPGPIGEDSTGTPVAPSRNLDQPLSLSRKPHEGVSDDPPEIPSPDHSGTFVLRIMPDDNSCLFRAIGSAIMGGMDTMNELRSIVAQTIQANSDLYSEAVLEKKPDDYCRWIQNEDSWGGGIELSILSKHFDIEICSIDVQTLRVDRFNEGPPTRCVLVYSGIHYDTIALSPSDPPFTHVYAPPDFDTKVFDAADPVILEKSLEVCRVLQDKHYYTDTTGFRIRCNTCGGTFIGEKGATQHAAQTGHFDFGEAA from the coding sequence ATGAGAATCCGAGTCCGTGGTCCTGAGGGCCAATCCACTGTTATTCTGGACGACTCCGCTACCGTCGACGACCTCCGCACGCAGATCACGGACAAGACAGGACTGACGGCGTTCGATGTTAAATATGGATACCCTGATATTAAGCCGCTAGAGCTCGAAAGTTATTCCGGAAGTCAGAAAGTCACAGAAACTGGCGCCAAACTGAACGGCGAACAGCTCATCGTCACCCGGAAGGAGGGCGCTTCCCAGCCAGGGCCCATTGGCGAGGATAGTACTGGAACGCCAGTTGCTCCATCTCGAAACCTAGACCAACCTCTTTCTTTATCGCGCAAGCCACACGAAGGCGTCTCAGATGACCCTCCGGAGATACCGTCACCCGACCACTCGGGCACTTTCGTGCTCCGTATCATGCCCGATGATAACTCATGTCTCTTCCGAGCGATAGGAAGTGCGATTATGGGAGGGATGGACACTATGAATGAATTGCGGTCAATTGTTGCGCAGACAATCCAAGCGAACTCGGACCTGTACTCGGAGGCGGTTCTTGAGAAGAAACCCGACGATTATTGCCGTTGGATCCAAAATGAGGATTCGTGGGGCGGAGGGATCGAGCTCAGCATCTTGAGTAAGCATTTCGATATTGAGATCTGTTCTATTGATGTGCAGACGCTCCGGGTGGACCGTTTCAACGAAGGTCCACCAACCCGATGTGTTTTGGTCTATTCCGGGATCCATTACGATACCATTGCCTTATCGCCATCAGATCCGCCCTTTACCCATGTCTACGCTCCTCCCGACTTCGATACCAAGGTATTCGACGCGGCCGATCCAGTGATATTAGAGAAATCGTTGGAAGTGTGTCGGGTTCTGCAGGATAAACATTACTACACGGACACCACAGGTTTTCGCATTCGCTGCAACACATGTGGGGGCACGTTCATCGGGGAGAAAGGCGCAACACAACATGCGGCGCAAACTGGGCATTTTGACTTTGGCGAGGCTGCCTAA